In Rutidosis leptorrhynchoides isolate AG116_Rl617_1_P2 chromosome 2, CSIRO_AGI_Rlap_v1, whole genome shotgun sequence, one genomic interval encodes:
- the LOC139892263 gene encoding F-box protein GID2-like, translated as MKRSISCSQDPVNVDGGKMKKKIREDPSPEETALTVLLDENLLYEILKHVDARTLGAVGCVNRQWNRTAQDERLWELICTKHWANIGCGNTQLRSVVLALGGFRRLHSHYLWPLSKPSTSATVATSSANSTVVAPSAWPCLPPPRAIVPAKPTAVKTRWGKDEVQLSLSLLSIRYYEKMNFNNRK; from the coding sequence ATGAAGAGATCTATCTCGTGTTCTCAAGATCCGGTCAACGTTGACGGCGGAAAGATGAAGAAGAAGATCCGTGAAGATCCGTCACCGGAGGAAACGGCGTTAACGGTTCTGTTAGATGAAAATTTGTTGTATGAGATATTAAAACACGTTGATGCTCGGACGTTAGGAGCCGTTGGATGTGTTAACCGTCAGTGGAATCGTACGGCTCAGGATGAAAGGTTATGGGAACTGATCTGTACCAAACATTGGGCAAACATCGGGTGTGGTAATACACAGCTTCGTTCAGTGGTCCTCGCTCTCGGTGGTTTTCGTAGACTTCATTCTCATTATTTATGGCCTTTGTCTAAACCTTCTACATCTGCAACCGTTGCAACGTCGTCGGCTAATTCAACCGTCGTTGCACCGTCGGCGTGGCCGTGTCTACCGCCGCCGCGTGCGATTGTTCCGGCGAAACCTACTGCCGTGAAAACTCGTTGGGGGAAAGATGAAGTTCAGCTTTCGTTGTCTCTTCTTTCGATTCGGTATTATGAGAAGATGAATTTTAATAACCGGAAATGA